The following DNA comes from Chryseobacterium gallinarum.
CCTGCCAACCTGAATGGTAGCCCATTAGAAACAACGGCATTTGAATATAATGAGACAGGCTTACCTGCTAAAGAGCTTATATCGGATGGCTATGCATGCGATGTGCCACAATCTGGTTTTCGCAATTCATTTCCGAAAGACAGAATAATCGGTGTATTAAAAAAAATAACCCTTCCAACGGGAGGGGTTCAGGAATACGTTTTTGAGCCGAATGAATATTTTACCGATATGAATACCCCTGAGTATCTGAATTCTTTGACAGAATATACAGACCCTTATGTTCAATATGTAAAATATAACAATTCGCTAGACTTTAATACAAGTTCGGCTAATCTTATAAGATGGAAGCTTTCCGGTACTGCAGGTCAGAAAAAAAGAATATATTTCAGATTCTATGCCGGAAGAAATACCCCCATAGGACCAATTATAGGAGGATCCGGTGGTTTACTTAATGCCAATATTAAAATTAATGGCGGAGCTGTTCCCTTCACGGTTTGTAAACAGGAAGGAACAATAGATAGCTATAATGCGATAATATCTTTTGAAATAACTCCTGGTACCCATATTATAGAAGTGGTAGGAGTGGATATTTCAGGAAATATTGATATTTCCGAGTTGGTTACCAATCCTCCGCCTTATGCCAACCTCAATTATTCTGAAACCGGTCTGCGTATCAAAAATATTCTGTATTATGGATCTTCTTCACAAAGTGCACCGGAAAAAAATATAACCTATACCTATAATAAGCTGAATGACCCTTTAAATACAAGTGGTAGTGTTTTTACCAATGAAAACGGAACCTATGTACTATATAGTAATGTTAAAGTAACTACAGATAATAATGGTTATACCGTTTATTCATTTAAAACTCCGGCAGACTACCCGGAAACGCCTCAGCAAATAGAAGGAAATTTTGTAAATGTCAAACATTATTTTAACCTCACACAAGGAGGCCTTTTGGATAAAACAGAGATATACAATTCATTAGATCAAAAAGTAGCGAGTACAGAAAATACATATGAATTGGCAGATCTTAAAGGAACAGTACCCACTCTTTCAAATGTAGGATATACAATTCCCGGAATGGTAAAAAAAGTGACAGAAATAGAGAAAAATCATATTTCATCACAAGTTATTGAGAGTAAGAAGGAGTTGGAGTTTGACAATTCCCTTTGGGTTTTTCAGCTTTTAAAAATAAAAAATACCTCGTCAGATGGGAACATCTATGAAAAAATGATGAAGTATCCTAACAATAAGGTACTTGAGGGGCAGGAGAATGAATATGCCCACCTATGGAATGCCAATATGAGAGGTGTTGCGGTGAGTACTACAGAAATAAACAACGGAAAGATAATATCGTCCACAGATATAAAATTTGATAACGGAAGTTTATATCCTACTTCAATAGTGGGCACCAACCCGAATGATAACAGCAAAAAGATTCTGATTAAATATGACCTATATGATGAAAGAGGAAATCTGAAGCAATTTACCAAAGACCTTGATCCCAACGGAGGAGGGGGTAATACTACAGCTATTATATATGGGTATAATAATACGTTGCCTATCATTCAGGTGGAGGGAGCAAATTATGATGTTCTTAATAGTATACCGGGTATAGATTTTAATACGCTTACCAACCAAGATGTAGATGAGGTTTCAGAAAAGGTATTGTTAAAATCATTAGATGAGTACAGAACCCATGAAGGACTTAAAAAATTTATGGTGACTACTTATACCTATGATCCTATGTTGGGTGTGACTACGGTAACTGCTCCTAACGGAATGCGTCAATCCTACCAATATGATCAGAATGGAAAACTTAAATCGGTCATTGATGTCAACGGGAACATTGTAAAAGATTTCCGCTATAATCTAAAACCACAACCCTGAAAAACAGATCATGAAAAAAATAGTAACAATTATAATGATTCTGATGGTGGGTCTATTCCATTCACAGAATCTGACATCATCGGAAAACTATACGTATAGCAGGACATACCTGGAGCCAGTAACAGCTACCAATAACAGCGCCCAACAGATCCAGAGTGTACAATATTTTGATGGATTGGGAAGACCTGTACAAAGTATTGGGATTAAGGCATCACCTAATGGAAAAGACCTGGTGGTACCTTCTGTATATGATAATAACGGAAGACAGACGAAGTCTTATCTTCCATTACCGGCAGATACGCAAAACGGTGCTTTTAATCCCAATGCGAATGAAAACACCGTAAATTCTTATTATGGGGTTCCCAATGCCTATGCTGAAGTACAGATTGAAAAATCGCCTTTAGCGAGAATTGAAAAGTCTGCAGCTCCTGGAGCAGACTGGCAGATCAGCAGCAACCATACCCAAAAGATGGTTTATCAAACTAACGAAGCTGGTACTGTAAAAAGATTTAAAGCAACCACCGCATGGAATGCTTCCAATCAGATTAATGATGTTTTTATTTCCCCGGCACCGAATGATAGTTATACGACAGGTGGGTACTATAACGCCAATACCTTACTCAAAACAGTATCTGTAGATGAAGATGATCATGAAATTCATACATATTCCAATACAAACGGCCAGAAGATCCTGGTAAGGCAGATCAACAAAAAACCGGAAGGCGGTACAGAAAACCTGGATACCTATTATGTATATGATGAATTTGGCAACCTGTCACTTATTATTCCTCCGAGAGCATCAATTTCACCCAATTTTTTCACAGTATTGGATCAATTATGCTACCAGTATAAATATGACAAATACAACAGGCTGGCAGAAAAAAAGCTTCCGGGAAAAGAATGGGAATATGTTGTCTATGACAAACAGAACAGGCCTGTACTTTCCCAGGATGGTAACCTTAGAACCACCACTAATAATTTCGGGAAGAAAGGCTGGATGTTTATCAAATATGATGCTTTGGGAAGAATGGCCTACTCAGGGTTCTTTGCCAATACGGGAACAAGAGTATCAATGCAGGCTGCTCTGGATAATATGGCATCCAATCCCAATAACAATGAAACGACAAGCACTATTCCTTTTTCATTAAATGGCATTGATGTCTACTATACAAAAAATGCTTTCCCTACAGAAAGTATGACGGTCCTTAGTGTCAATTATTACGATGAATATCCTGCGGGATCTCCCGCTTTGCCCACACAGATCCAAAGCCAGGTGACATTAGGTTCTATGCCCACTCCAATAACCTCTAACGGTTGGTCTTCCATAAGAAGTATTAAAACCCTGCCTACAGCAAGCTATGTTAAAAATATAGAAAATGACAGCTGGTCTTCGGCCTTTATCTGGTACGATACCCAAGGGAGAGTCATAGGAACTTATGGTAAAAATCACCTGGGAGGATTTACAAGGACAGAAGGTGTGCTGGATTTTTCGGGGAAAACACTGGAAACGTATACCTATCACTCCCGAAACACCTCTTCTACAGAAGTAAGTGTAAAAGACAGGTTTGTGTACAGCTCTCAAAACTACCTGTCGAAACATTACCAGCAGATTAATGACAATCCGGAAGAACTGATCTCAGAATACATTTATAATGACCTGGGGCAGGTGATCAGTAAAAAAGTAGGAAATAGCCTTCAAAGTATTGATTATACTTATAATATCAGAGGATGGCTTACCGGGATTAACCCCGATAATATTGCCAATCTCGGGAATAAGCTCTTTAGCTACAAAATAAAATACAATACAGTAGAAGGTGCAGAAAGCCCTAATAACTCTTATAGTTCACTTAAGGTAAAACCTAATTATAACGGAAGTATAGCTGAGGTAGATTGGAAAACTGCCTATGGAACCAATGAGCCTTTAAGAAGATATGGCTATGTATATGACGGAGCCAGCCGTTTGAGGGCAGGTTTTTATCAGGTGAGTACGAATCCTTATTCCAAAGAGTACAGTGAGGTCATGAATTATGATCTGAATGGAAATATCAGCTCGCTCAATAGAACCGGTGCTGCTGTGGGAGGAACTGCCGAAGTAATGGATGACCTGAGGTATACTTATTTTAATGGAAACCGTTTGGCATATGTAGAGGAGAGCGGAAGTGGAAATGCATTAAGCGGTTATCCATTAGGAGCCGGACAAGGTCAGAATATTGATTATGACGGAAACGGGAATATGACCAGTCATCTGGATAAAGGCATTACAAAAATTGCATACAATTATCTTAATCTGCCTTCTTCTTTCACCAATACAGATGCTTCAAAAAATATATCTTATGTTTATCTGGCAGACGGAAGTAAGGTACAGGCTTTTAGTAATGGAAAGGTAACGGATTATCTGGATGGGTTCCAGTATGAAAGTACGGGTGGAACTTTAACCACAAAAATCCTGGCTAATGAAGAAGGCTATTTTGATTTTATGAACAACCGGTATGTGTATCAATATGCCGATCACCTGGGCAATATAAGGCTCTCTTACACCAAAAATACAAACGGAACAGCAACGATATTAGAAGAAAATAATTACTACCCTTTTGGATTAAAGCATACGGGATATAATACAGGAGATACAACCAACAATAAATTTAAATATCTTTACAACAGCAAGGAATTGCAGAGTAGCGGAAATCTGGATTATGGCTGGCGTCAGTATATGCCGGACCTGGGGAGATGGTTTGGGATGGATGCCCTTTCAGAATCTTATCATATGGCTAGTCCATATGCCTATGTGATGAATAATCCGGCAATGTTCTTTGACCCTAATGGAATGCTTTCCCAGGCGTTCATGGACGAGGTATGGAATTCCCCATCAGGGACCGTTTGGACAAATAACGGAAAAGGGTTTACCAATAATTGGGGAGGAAGTATGGATTATGACGGAAACCCACTCAATTATTTTGGATATAGTCATATGACTACCGGTCTTGATGAAGGTGGTGGAGGTGGAGGAGGATTTTATTTCACAGTTCCGGTTACGGTAACAGGAAAAGGAAGCATCAGCACATGGAATAAAGGGGATAATTATTTTCCTAATATCTTTGCCATGGGGATGGCATTTGACCGGGCCCTTGCAGGGCTCTTCCCAAATGGAGGCAGAGCATTTGATCCAATGTCATGGGTAAGAAATGACAGAGGAGTAGAAATGATGAGCAGTGTGTGGGATGTTTTGGGTATTGCAGTAGCTAATAATATTTCTGCTGAAAACCAGACGCAGGCATTGGGATTAGCTGCTTTAGCTGTTATTTTAACAAAAGGGAAATCGGCTCCTGGAATTATAAAAACAGAAGGATGGTTGGCTTATCATGAAGGATCTACATTAGGACATACATTGGCAAGACATGTTGGTAAAACCGATGCAGATTTAATCAGCCGTTTAGCTACTCAAAAGGGAATTACAGGTGCAAGTTCTTTTACAAACGAAGCAATAGCAGAATCTGTTATTTCTTCAACCATAAAAAGTAATAGAGATGCTATCAAATCTTGGTTGAAAGGTGCTAATGTTATTGATAATTTAAGATTGGAATATACAGGTTCAACAAATATTGGTAGAGGAATAATGAGAAGAACAGGCATTGTTAATGATTTTACGAATGCTAGAGTTATCTTAAAATCAAATGGAAAGGGAGGTTATTTTATATTAACGGCTTTTCCAAAATAATAACAAGAAAATAAGTATAAATGAGTTTTGAAAAAGATTTCCCACGATTAGTGCAATTTTTTGGTGCTTACTTTCCAGATGCAGATTTCGAAGATTTGACAGATGAAGAAATTGTTTCTGAATATGTATCTAAACATAAAAAATATGATAATTATCAGAAAATAATTCAATTAATAAAAGATATTGAAAAATTGATTAACAATATTGATTATTATTGGGAAGAGGTTGGTGATGAGGCAAATAGATATTTTGAGAATTCTCAAGATGCATTAAAATGGTTGAATATGATTAAAAAAGAGCTGGAAAAATAGCGTGAGTTTTATAAAAGATTATCCAATTTTATTCCAGTTCTTCGGAGGATATTTCCCTCTGCTGGCCGATCATCTTGCTCGTGTCTGAATAAAAAGCAAAACCTTTGCAATAGTGAAGGTTTTGTTTTTATAATTGGGGAATAAATGTAAATTAAAAAGTGTTAAATAGCATGAGCCAGAAGTTCGCGGCTGGGTGGAGGAGGATTTTATTTCACAGTTCCGGTTACGGTAACAGGAAAAGGGAACATCAGCACATGGAATAAAGGGGATAATTATTTTCCTAATATCTTTGCCATGGGGATGGCATTTGATCGGGCTCTTGCAGGGCTCTTGCCAAATGGAGGCAGAGCATTTGATCCAATGTCATGGGTAAGAAATGACAGAGGAGTAGAAATGATGAGCAGTGTGTGGGATGCAGTGGGTATTGCAATTGCCAACAATATTTCTGCTGAAAACCAGACGCAGGCACTGGGATTAGCGGCTTTAGCGGTCATTTTAACAAAAGGGAAGGCGGCTCCTGGAATTATAAAAACAGAAGGATGGTTGGCTTATCATGAAGGATCTACATTAGGACATACATTGGCAAGACATGTTGGTAAAACCGATGCAGATTTAATCAGCCGTTTAGCTACTCAAAAGGGAATTACAGGTGCAAGTTCTTTTACAAACGAAGCAATAGCAGAATCTGTTATTTCTTCAACCATAAAAAGTAATAGAGATGCTATCAAATCTTGGTTGCGATCAGGAATGACTAATAGCTTAAGGTTAGAATACTCTGGTTCAACAAATATTGGTAGAGGAATTATGAGAACAACAAATGTTGTTAATGATTTGACGAATGCTAGAGTTATATTAAAGTCAAATGGAAGTGGAGGTTATTTTATATTAACCGCATTCCCAAGATAATAAACAAAAATAATATATATGAATTTTGAAAGTGAATTTCCACAATTAACTCAATTTTTTGGGGCCTATTTTCCAGATGCTGATTTTGAAAATTTGACAGATAAAGAAGTGGTTTCAAACTACATTGCGGACTGTAATAAATCAGAAGCTTCTAAAAAGATATTGAAAATAGTAAAAGAAAAAGAGTTACCTGCTTTGATTAATAATGTAGAAGTTCATTGGGAATATGTTAGAGATGAAGCAAATCGTTATTTTGAGAATTCTCAAGATGCATTAAAATGGTTGAATATGATTAAAAAAGAGCTGGAAAAATAGCGTGAGTTTTATAAAAGATTATCCAATTTTATTCCAGTTCTTCGGAGGATATTTCCCTCTGCTGGCCGATCATCTTGCTCGTGTCTGAATAAAAAACAAAAACCTTTGCAATAGTGAAGGTTTTGTTTTATAATTGGGGAATAAATGTAAATTAAAAAGTGTTAAATAGCATGAGCCAGAAGTTCGCGGCTGGGTGGAGGAGGATTTTATTTCACAGTTCCGGTTACGGTAACAGGAAAAGGGAACATCAGCACATGGAATAAAGGGGATAATTATTTTCCTAATATCTTTGCCATGGGGATGGCATTTGATCGGGCTCTTGCAGGGCTCTTGCCAAATGGAGGCAGAGCATTTGATCCAATGTCATGGGTAAGAAATGACAGAGGAGTAGAAATGATGAGCAGTGTGTGGGATGCAGCGGGTATTGCAATTGCCAACAATATTTCTGCTGAAAACTAGACGCAGGCACTGGGATTAGCGGCTTTAGCGGTCATTTTAACAAAAGGGAAGGCGGCTCCTGGAATCATAAATACTGAAAGTAAAATATGGAAGATAGGAGCATATAAGGAAATGAAAGGACTTGAAAAAGGGTTAGATGCGCATCATGTAGGACAAAGCGCAATAATGAAAAGATTTATAGCAGGCTATGAACATAATACAGCTCCAACTATTCTCGTCCCAGCAGTAGGACATAGGTTCTTAGGTCCAAATGGAATTGTTTCAAGAAGCACGAAAGGATTCACAAATGCACGTCAAGTTTTAGCGAGAGATATTTTTGAGTTAAGACGTGTCTATGGATCACAGGGTATCCCAAATAGTGCACTTCAAGATCTGATTCAGGCAAATAAAACAATGTACCCAGAAGCATTTATTAAGTAAAAAATAAATATATTAATATAAAATGAAACCAGAAGAATTAGTGAAAATTCTCAATAGAGATGTAATTAAAGGGAATTTGGAATTATATCAAAGCTTACTAGATACAACAAATGAAGCAACAGATCCTGTTTGGAAAGGTATTTTGCCAATATATATTAATTTTTCAAGAGAAGAAAAAGAAATATTTTTGAAATTTTTGAAAATAGTCGAAATTAACACGTTATCACATGTTTTAGGAATATTGGATGGAACAACTTACGCTGATGGGATAGAACAGGATTTTATTCTAACTGTAGAAAATGACGATAAAAAAATTAATGAGGACTTACAGGATCTATTTTTAGAATTGATTGAAGAGGAATAAATACCTCGATATATTTGAGGCTGCTTCGTAAAAGCAGCCTCATTCATAATATAATCAGCTTCATTTTCAAATACAAAATTATAACTAATGTATAAACTTATTGAACCAAAGGTTGCAGGAGGCTTGGGTGAACTTGGAATTCCAGCTATAACTCAAAATAGGTCAGGAATAGGTCGGGGTTTTGGAGTGGAAAATAAAAGATATCCCTGGAACTACATTAAATGGAAGTAGAATTGTTCACATCCAAATGGAAAATGAGATTAATTATCAACCATGATTATAAAAACTATACAAATACCAACAAGCTCAGCAGTAAAATGGAAATAAATTTTGTATTAGAAGAAAAAGTGTTATTGATAACGAAGTATATAAAACTCATTCGTAAAAAAGATTTTGACAAAATAGTTGTTAAAAGAGGTGATATTAAGTCTATTAATCTTCAATTCGGAGAGATCTCTAAGCGGGATATAGTCATCAGAGTTTCGTTTAAAGGCCTTAAAACTTTTAAAAACGATTATTATTTTAATGTCTTGGATATTTTAATTAAAAACAGGGAAATTATTTTAACAGGAATCCTTGACGATCCTTTATGGATATATAACCAGGGATATATAGATAATTTTAAACTTCTCACTGACAAAAAGGAAAAAATAAAATGGTATGAATTAAACGATAAACAAAAGTATTATTACTTAAGAGGATGCTATTTTCTAGGAGGATTAAGAAAATCTATAGATAATATGAATCCGATTATAGAAATTGACTTTTCAAAAGTCAGAACCGATTTGGATGTATATTATGAAATTGGAAAAGCTTTTTTTAATTCATATGGATATTTTGGGACCGAATTCCATTCTTTCAGAGATTGTTTGATTAATATTG
Coding sequences within:
- a CDS encoding RHS repeat protein translates to MRSIKILLGITICILSHVKAQQLNYGDFPKPVPSVSSMETYQETPVAMATGVPDIKIPITGISSSDSYIADRLILSYNPNSVNEAEFVNDSGLGWSALGGGIISRKIVNGLDERFSDVGATNYQKNKFDDIFYYNLPTGKGGKFKIYRRPDDSFEITELSGNNIKIDFTRNNNMATLIVDSFTITDDKGYKYIFNDYSQSLYSGSNKLYRSAYFLSSIKNPNNVELLTYEYRKDFRNITGTSTVLYQSCKLKKINAIGIGNLTIDYTFDENLEKTMNDPYSISKIALQNNYGRSLSQYNFDYTYYKFSNVTADIRLLTRIRKMNPANLNGSPLETTAFEYNETGLPAKELISDGYACDVPQSGFRNSFPKDRIIGVLKKITLPTGGVQEYVFEPNEYFTDMNTPEYLNSLTEYTDPYVQYVKYNNSLDFNTSSANLIRWKLSGTAGQKKRIYFRFYAGRNTPIGPIIGGSGGLLNANIKINGGAVPFTVCKQEGTIDSYNAIISFEITPGTHIIEVVGVDISGNIDISELVTNPPPYANLNYSETGLRIKNILYYGSSSQSAPEKNITYTYNKLNDPLNTSGSVFTNENGTYVLYSNVKVTTDNNGYTVYSFKTPADYPETPQQIEGNFVNVKHYFNLTQGGLLDKTEIYNSLDQKVASTENTYELADLKGTVPTLSNVGYTIPGMVKKVTEIEKNHISSQVIESKKELEFDNSLWVFQLLKIKNTSSDGNIYEKMMKYPNNKVLEGQENEYAHLWNANMRGVAVSTTEINNGKIISSTDIKFDNGSLYPTSIVGTNPNDNSKKILIKYDLYDERGNLKQFTKDLDPNGGGGNTTAIIYGYNNTLPIIQVEGANYDVLNSIPGIDFNTLTNQDVDEVSEKVLLKSLDEYRTHEGLKKFMVTTYTYDPMLGVTTVTAPNGMRQSYQYDQNGKLKSVIDVNGNIVKDFRYNLKPQP
- a CDS encoding DUF6443 domain-containing protein, whose protein sequence is MKKIVTIIMILMVGLFHSQNLTSSENYTYSRTYLEPVTATNNSAQQIQSVQYFDGLGRPVQSIGIKASPNGKDLVVPSVYDNNGRQTKSYLPLPADTQNGAFNPNANENTVNSYYGVPNAYAEVQIEKSPLARIEKSAAPGADWQISSNHTQKMVYQTNEAGTVKRFKATTAWNASNQINDVFISPAPNDSYTTGGYYNANTLLKTVSVDEDDHEIHTYSNTNGQKILVRQINKKPEGGTENLDTYYVYDEFGNLSLIIPPRASISPNFFTVLDQLCYQYKYDKYNRLAEKKLPGKEWEYVVYDKQNRPVLSQDGNLRTTTNNFGKKGWMFIKYDALGRMAYSGFFANTGTRVSMQAALDNMASNPNNNETTSTIPFSLNGIDVYYTKNAFPTESMTVLSVNYYDEYPAGSPALPTQIQSQVTLGSMPTPITSNGWSSIRSIKTLPTASYVKNIENDSWSSAFIWYDTQGRVIGTYGKNHLGGFTRTEGVLDFSGKTLETYTYHSRNTSSTEVSVKDRFVYSSQNYLSKHYQQINDNPEELISEYIYNDLGQVISKKVGNSLQSIDYTYNIRGWLTGINPDNIANLGNKLFSYKIKYNTVEGAESPNNSYSSLKVKPNYNGSIAEVDWKTAYGTNEPLRRYGYVYDGASRLRAGFYQVSTNPYSKEYSEVMNYDLNGNISSLNRTGAAVGGTAEVMDDLRYTYFNGNRLAYVEESGSGNALSGYPLGAGQGQNIDYDGNGNMTSHLDKGITKIAYNYLNLPSSFTNTDASKNISYVYLADGSKVQAFSNGKVTDYLDGFQYESTGGTLTTKILANEEGYFDFMNNRYVYQYADHLGNIRLSYTKNTNGTATILEENNYYPFGLKHTGYNTGDTTNNKFKYLYNSKELQSSGNLDYGWRQYMPDLGRWFGMDALSESYHMASPYAYVMNNPAMFFDPNGMLSQAFMDEVWNSPSGTVWTNNGKGFTNNWGGSMDYDGNPLNYFGYSHMTTGLDEGGGGGGGFYFTVPVTVTGKGSISTWNKGDNYFPNIFAMGMAFDRALAGLFPNGGRAFDPMSWVRNDRGVEMMSSVWDVLGIAVANNISAENQTQALGLAALAVILTKGKSAPGIIKTEGWLAYHEGSTLGHTLARHVGKTDADLISRLATQKGITGASSFTNEAIAESVISSTIKSNRDAIKSWLKGANVIDNLRLEYTGSTNIGRGIMRRTGIVNDFTNARVILKSNGKGGYFILTAFPK
- a CDS encoding contact-dependent growth inhibition system immunity protein: MSFEKDFPRLVQFFGAYFPDADFEDLTDEEIVSEYVSKHKKYDNYQKIIQLIKDIEKLINNIDYYWEEVGDEANRYFENSQDALKWLNMIKKELEK
- a CDS encoding RNase A-like domain-containing protein; translated protein: MGMAFDRALAGLLPNGGRAFDPMSWVRNDRGVEMMSSVWDAVGIAIANNISAENQTQALGLAALAVILTKGKAAPGIIKTEGWLAYHEGSTLGHTLARHVGKTDADLISRLATQKGITGASSFTNEAIAESVISSTIKSNRDAIKSWLRSGMTNSLRLEYSGSTNIGRGIMRTTNVVNDLTNARVILKSNGSGGYFILTAFPR